Proteins co-encoded in one uncultured Bacteroides sp. genomic window:
- a CDS encoding SPOR domain-containing protein, producing the protein MYICIMIELLKHIESLLLENDCVIIPTFGGFVSHYTPARWIDEEGLFLPPTRTIGFNPQLKMNDGLLVQSYMTAYCTDFSDASKLVDKAVKELISNLHEEGKVEMHGIGDMYFTIHGTLQFQPYEDGLLTPYLYGLNSFEIDKLDHKVKVEEENIETDIRDPKVYEIRVNRSFLRASVAVAAAVILFFFMSTPVENTYVEKSNYAQLIPSELLESFNNKIIATKTGSARVSRINNDLKSSQLALIDNSNSSNKEATVLQKNQELLKPKAVKEVTIPKQTVEKKKTSVTTLVKPTTASVNKSSYYIITASVANRADAQEIVNRLRSKGYSGATYIEGNKRIRVSIMSFSDNVEANNKLCQLKKNAIYKDAWVLANK; encoded by the coding sequence ATGTACATTTGCATTATGATTGAATTGCTAAAACATATAGAATCTTTATTATTAGAAAACGATTGTGTGATTATTCCCACCTTCGGCGGTTTTGTATCTCATTATACTCCAGCTAGATGGATAGATGAAGAGGGATTATTCCTTCCTCCTACCCGTACTATTGGTTTTAATCCTCAGTTAAAGATGAATGATGGGTTATTGGTGCAATCTTATATGACCGCATATTGCACAGATTTCTCTGACGCCTCTAAGCTTGTGGATAAAGCTGTAAAAGAGCTTATTAGTAATCTGCATGAAGAAGGAAAGGTGGAGATGCACGGAATTGGAGATATGTATTTTACAATTCATGGTACTCTTCAATTTCAGCCATATGAAGATGGATTACTTACACCTTATTTATATGGATTAAATTCATTTGAAATTGATAAATTAGATCACAAAGTAAAAGTTGAGGAAGAGAATATTGAAACGGATATTCGTGATCCTAAAGTTTATGAGATAAGAGTTAATCGTTCTTTTCTTCGGGCTTCGGTAGCTGTTGCAGCAGCGGTCATTCTATTTTTCTTTATGTCGACTCCAGTGGAGAATACCTATGTAGAGAAATCAAATTATGCGCAATTAATTCCTTCGGAGTTATTAGAATCATTCAATAATAAAATAATTGCTACTAAAACAGGTTCTGCAAGAGTTTCCAGAATAAATAATGATTTAAAAAGTTCCCAATTAGCACTAATCGATAATTCAAATTCAAGTAATAAAGAAGCAACGGTTCTTCAAAAAAATCAAGAACTGTTAAAACCTAAAGCTGTAAAGGAAGTTACTATACCTAAACAAACGGTTGAGAAGAAAAAGACTTCTGTGACCACTCTGGTAAAACCAACAACAGCTTCAGTTAATAAAAGTTCCTACTATATAATTACAGCAAGTGTTGCTAACCGTGCTGATGCACAGGAAATTGTTAACAGATTGAGATCTAAAGGGTATTCCGGAGCAACTTATATTGAAGGTAATAAACGCATAAGAGTAAGCATTATGTCTTTTTCTGATAATGTAGAAGCTAATAATAAGCTTTGCCAATTGAAGAAAAATGCAATCTATAAAGATGCTTGGGTACTGGCAAATAAATAA
- a CDS encoding FHA domain-containing protein, which translates to MKRILCPKCENYLTFDETKYAEGQSLVFVCEHCGKQFSIRIGKTKLKSKNRNEECDEQENKEKFGSIVVIENVFGFKQIIPLSLGDNVIGRRCVGTVINTPIETSDMSMDRQHCVINIKKNKKGALVYSLRDFPSVTGTFHMNEILDDKDRVILKDGAIVTIGATTFILRCAED; encoded by the coding sequence ATGAAAAGAATTTTATGTCCAAAATGTGAGAATTATCTTACATTTGACGAAACGAAATACGCTGAAGGGCAATCTCTGGTATTTGTTTGTGAGCATTGTGGCAAACAATTTAGTATCCGAATTGGGAAGACTAAGCTTAAATCCAAGAATAGAAATGAAGAATGTGATGAGCAAGAAAATAAAGAAAAGTTCGGTAGCATTGTAGTCATTGAAAATGTATTTGGTTTTAAGCAGATTATTCCTTTAAGTCTTGGCGATAATGTTATTGGCCGCAGATGTGTTGGCACTGTTATTAACACTCCTATCGAAACTTCAGATATGAGCATGGATCGTCAGCACTGCGTTATCAATATTAAGAAAAATAAAAAAGGAGCACTTGTCTATTCTCTTAGAGATTTCCCAAGCGTAACAGGAACTTTTCACATGAATGAGATTTTAGATGATAAGGATCGTGTGATTTTAAAAGATGGGGCAATTGTTACGATTGGTGCTACTACTTTTATTCTCCGATGTGCTGAGGATTAA
- a CDS encoding ABC transporter permease, producing METIDISYWNLLIGLLMMGIPILYLWKFKTGLVKSTLIAVVRMLVQLFLIGVYLKYLFILNHPLINFLWVFIMVFVAAETALARTRIQRKVLLIPISIGFLISVVLIGTYFLGLVLELDNIFNAQYFIPIFGILMGNMLSVNVIGLNTYYSGLQREQQQYYYLLGNGATRQEAQAPFIRQALIKAFSPCIANMAVMGLVALPGTMIGQILGGSSPNVAIKYQMMIVVITFTASMLSIMITISIASRRSFDEFGRLIHVFKINKKNG from the coding sequence ATGGAAACAATAGATATAAGTTACTGGAATTTGCTTATTGGTTTGCTGATGATGGGCATTCCTATACTTTATCTGTGGAAATTTAAAACCGGACTGGTAAAGTCAACCTTAATTGCAGTTGTCAGAATGCTTGTACAACTCTTTCTTATTGGGGTGTATCTCAAATATCTTTTTATCTTAAACCATCCACTGATAAATTTCCTTTGGGTGTTTATCATGGTTTTTGTCGCAGCAGAAACTGCATTAGCACGTACCCGCATACAACGGAAAGTTCTTTTAATACCTATATCAATAGGTTTTCTTATTTCAGTTGTCTTAATTGGTACCTATTTTTTAGGTTTGGTTCTTGAGTTGGACAATATTTTTAATGCTCAATATTTCATTCCAATATTTGGAATATTAATGGGGAATATGTTGTCTGTCAATGTAATAGGATTGAATACATACTATAGTGGTCTGCAACGAGAACAACAGCAATATTACTATTTATTGGGAAATGGCGCTACTCGCCAGGAAGCTCAGGCGCCTTTCATCAGACAAGCACTTATTAAGGCATTTAGTCCCTGCATTGCCAATATGGCAGTAATGGGATTGGTTGCTCTTCCGGGAACTATGATTGGACAGATTCTTGGAGGTAGTAGTCCAAATGTAGCAATAAAATACCAAATGATGATTGTAGTTATTACCTTTACCGCTTCCATGCTTTCCATCATGATTACAATTTCGATAGCATCCCGTCGTTCTTTTGATGAGTTTGGACGATTGATCCATGTTTTTAAGATAAACAAAAAAAATGGCTGA
- a CDS encoding ATP-binding cassette domain-containing protein, whose protein sequence is MLKIEDACIKFGETELFTGLCMHIKKGEIVCISGESGSGKTSLLNAIMGFVPLKSGTITVDDLLLCEANIDQIRKKIAWIPQELALPCEWVSEMIHLPFSLKANRGVHFSRKKLFETFKKLNLEEELYAKRVSEISGGQRQRIMIAVAALLEKPILIIDEPTSALDTVSVERVLNFFEELSQKGITILSVSHDRAFKLGCNNIIYL, encoded by the coding sequence ATGCTCAAGATAGAAGATGCCTGCATTAAGTTTGGAGAAACCGAACTCTTCACAGGGCTTTGTATGCATATAAAAAAAGGTGAAATTGTTTGCATTTCCGGAGAATCAGGCAGTGGAAAGACATCCCTGCTAAATGCTATTATGGGGTTTGTCCCATTAAAAAGCGGAACCATAACAGTTGATGATTTGTTACTCTGTGAAGCAAACATTGACCAGATACGAAAAAAAATTGCCTGGATTCCCCAGGAACTGGCACTTCCCTGCGAATGGGTAAGCGAAATGATACATCTGCCTTTCAGTCTGAAAGCGAATAGGGGAGTGCACTTCTCCAGGAAAAAACTCTTTGAGACTTTCAAAAAATTAAATTTGGAAGAGGAACTTTATGCAAAAAGAGTGAGCGAAATTTCAGGAGGGCAACGTCAGCGAATCATGATAGCTGTGGCAGCTCTGCTTGAAAAGCCTATATTAATAATAGATGAGCCTACTTCCGCTCTGGATACCGTTTCTGTAGAACGAGTACTTAACTTTTTTGAAGAGTTATCACAAAAAGGAATAACCATACTTTCCGTGTCACATGACCGTGCATTTAAGCTGGGTTGTAATAATATAATTTATTTATAA
- a CDS encoding HU family DNA-binding protein: MAIEFKATKVNNNMKPEEAPRYYAKAVTKGTVTLNRIIDDMCSESTVSKADVVAVIAGLSRHLIKNLQDGYTVKIDSLGTFSTSVKGPTVNSAEEVRSKDVSFSKINYLPEVHMLESFRSVPFKRVETKEEAKVSKPRGRKPIRRK, encoded by the coding sequence ATGGCTATAGAATTTAAGGCTACTAAAGTTAATAATAACATGAAGCCTGAAGAGGCCCCTCGCTATTACGCTAAAGCTGTAACAAAAGGAACAGTAACACTTAACCGCATCATTGATGATATGTGCAGCGAAAGTACGGTTTCAAAAGCTGATGTAGTAGCAGTAATCGCAGGTCTCAGCAGACACTTAATTAAAAACCTGCAAGATGGTTATACTGTAAAAATAGATTCATTAGGAACTTTCTCAACATCCGTAAAAGGCCCTACAGTGAATAGTGCAGAAGAAGTTCGTTCCAAGGATGTATCGTTCAGTAAGATTAACTATCTTCCAGAAGTGCACATGTTGGAAAGTTTCCGTTCTGTTCCTTTCAAAAGAGTTGAAACCAAGGAAGAAGCCAAAGTTTCAAAGCCAAGAGGTCGTAAGCCTATTCGGAGAAAATAA
- a CDS encoding DUF2148 domain-containing protein has protein sequence MIINERDVRHEHMLYVAKQMMTAARTAPKGKGVDVIETAVVTEGDIKLLSDELIRQNGENGMMFFLRDAENILSAEAIVLIGTREHLQGLNCGHCGFATCAEKPNDTPCALNTIDVGIAIGSACATAADLRVDSRVMFSAGLAAQKLNWLPDCKTVMAIPISCSSKNPFFDRKPKERK, from the coding sequence ATGATAATAAATGAACGAGATGTTCGCCACGAACATATGCTTTATGTGGCAAAACAAATGATGACTGCAGCGCGCACTGCTCCTAAAGGAAAAGGTGTAGATGTGATTGAAACGGCTGTAGTGACTGAAGGAGATATTAAATTACTTTCTGATGAACTCATCAGACAAAACGGAGAAAACGGAATGATGTTTTTTCTTCGCGATGCAGAGAATATTTTATCTGCAGAAGCTATCGTTTTAATTGGTACACGTGAGCATTTACAAGGGCTAAACTGCGGGCATTGCGGATTTGCCACTTGTGCTGAGAAACCGAATGATACTCCATGTGCTCTGAATACTATTGATGTGGGTATTGCTATTGGTTCGGCATGTGCCACTGCGGCAGACCTGCGCGTGGATTCTCGCGTGATGTTCTCGGCTGGACTTGCCGCTCAAAAACTTAACTGGCTTCCTGATTGTAAAACTGTGATGGCTATTCCAATCAGTTGTTCCAGCAAGAATCCGTTTTTTGATCGTAAACCAAAAGAAAGAAAATAA
- a CDS encoding agmatine deiminase family protein: MGILVSLPKSGDENDFQIDWSNPFGAQVEMRAPFLPSEWHEQSGIQLTWPHAGTDWAHMLKEVQECFTAIAREIAKSELLFIVAPDIEAVKTQISSRVNMENVRFFECETNDTWARDHGAITMIDGTTPRLLDFCFNGWGQKFASGLDNQITRKAYEAKCFNADYDNRLDFVLEGGSIESDGLGTLLTTSTCLLAPNRNDKMNRVEIEEYLRSVFHIQQVLWLDHGYLAGDDTDSHVDTLARLCPNNTIAYVKCTDPDDEHFEELQKMEEQLLTFRTLKGEPYRLLPLPMADCIKDNTERLPATYANFLITNKTVLYPTYNQPKNDAKAAEVLAEAFPGKEIAGIDCRALIKQHGSLHCVTMQYPVGVIK, encoded by the coding sequence ATGGGTATATTAGTTAGTCTCCCTAAAAGTGGAGATGAAAATGATTTTCAGATAGACTGGAGCAATCCTTTTGGGGCACAGGTAGAAATGCGTGCTCCTTTTCTTCCTTCGGAATGGCATGAACAAAGCGGTATACAACTTACATGGCCGCATGCCGGTACTGATTGGGCTCACATGCTTAAAGAGGTGCAGGAATGTTTTACTGCCATTGCTCGTGAAATAGCTAAGTCAGAATTATTGTTCATTGTGGCTCCTGATATAGAGGCAGTTAAAACACAGATTTCCAGCAGGGTAAACATGGAAAATGTTCGTTTCTTTGAATGCGAAACAAATGATACCTGGGCGCGCGATCATGGTGCCATTACCATGATTGACGGCACTACCCCTCGCCTGCTCGACTTCTGTTTCAATGGCTGGGGACAGAAATTTGCTTCCGGTCTTGATAATCAGATCACCCGAAAGGCTTATGAAGCTAAATGTTTCAATGCTGATTATGATAATCGCCTGGATTTTGTACTCGAAGGTGGATCTATAGAAAGTGACGGATTGGGAACTTTGCTCACAACCTCCACTTGTCTGCTGGCTCCTAACCGAAACGATAAAATGAATAGAGTTGAAATAGAAGAATATTTGCGCTCAGTATTTCATATACAGCAGGTGCTTTGGCTGGATCACGGTTATCTTGCTGGTGATGATACTGACAGTCATGTAGATACGTTAGCTCGTCTTTGCCCCAATAATACCATCGCTTATGTAAAGTGCACCGATCCTGATGATGAACATTTCGAAGAACTGCAGAAAATGGAAGAACAACTTCTAACGTTCCGTACACTGAAAGGAGAACCTTATCGTTTGTTACCCTTGCCAATGGCGGATTGCATTAAAGACAATACAGAACGTTTACCGGCTACGTATGCGAATTTCTTAATAACCAATAAAACAGTGCTTTATCCTACTTATAATCAACCAAAGAATGATGCAAAAGCAGCAGAGGTACTAGCTGAAGCTTTTCCAGGAAAAGAAATTGCAGGCATTGACTGCCGTGCATTAATTAAGCAACATGGATCACTCCATTGTGTGACGATGCAATATCCAGTGGGTGTGATTAAATAA
- a CDS encoding carbon-nitrogen hydrolase, with amino-acid sequence MDNRTIKVGLVQQANTISLKENLQKLADNIEACVAQGAQLVVLQELHNSLYFCQVEDTNNFDLAEPIPGPSTGFYGEIAATHGIVLVTSLFEKRAPGLYHNTAVVFDTDGSIAGKYRKMHIPDDPAYYEKFYFTPGDLGFQPIQTSLGKLGVLVCWDQWYPEAARLMALRGAEILIYPTAIGWESSDTEDEKNRQLNAWIISQRAHAVANGLPVVSVNRVGHEEDPSGQTNGIQFWGNSFVAGPQGEFLAQAGNKEATNIIVEVNLTRSENVRRWWPFLRDRRIDEYGEITKRFID; translated from the coding sequence ATGGATAACAGAACCATCAAAGTGGGATTGGTACAACAGGCTAATACAATAAGTTTAAAAGAAAACCTCCAAAAACTGGCAGATAATATAGAAGCTTGTGTTGCTCAGGGTGCACAGCTGGTAGTGCTTCAGGAATTGCATAATTCTCTGTATTTTTGTCAGGTGGAAGATACGAATAACTTTGATCTTGCTGAACCTATACCCGGTCCTTCAACCGGATTTTATGGAGAAATAGCAGCCACTCATGGAATAGTGCTGGTAACTTCCTTATTCGAGAAACGCGCTCCGGGATTATATCATAACACAGCTGTGGTATTTGATACTGACGGTTCCATTGCCGGAAAGTATCGAAAAATGCATATTCCGGATGATCCCGCGTATTATGAGAAGTTCTATTTCACCCCTGGCGATTTAGGTTTTCAGCCCATTCAAACATCTCTTGGAAAACTTGGAGTGTTGGTTTGCTGGGATCAGTGGTATCCTGAAGCAGCACGCTTGATGGCTCTTCGTGGTGCCGAGATATTGATTTATCCTACAGCCATTGGTTGGGAAAGTTCAGATACTGAGGATGAGAAAAATCGTCAGCTTAATGCATGGATTATCTCACAAAGGGCGCATGCCGTGGCCAACGGACTTCCGGTTGTTTCCGTTAATCGTGTGGGACACGAAGAAGATCCTTCCGGACAAACCAATGGTATTCAGTTTTGGGGAAATAGTTTTGTTGCCGGCCCTCAGGGAGAGTTTCTTGCTCAGGCGGGAAATAAAGAAGCGACGAACATTATCGTTGAAGTTAATTTAACCCGTTCCGAGAATGTCCGCCGCTGGTGGCCTTTCCTTCGTGACAGAAGAATTGACGAATATGGAGAGATAACAAAACGTTTTATCGATTAG
- a CDS encoding sulfatase-like hydrolase/transferase yields MLTNKYRYLYKTPLTLLYNLSLSLVAFTICRIIFLVANISYFPNLTNAQLFSLFKGGAVFDISAIVYLNILYILLMATPIYFKEKERYQRSVKWLFVITNGIAIVANLIDVVYFRYTDHRTTASTFKEFSNEGNIGTIIEKGMVANWYLTIIGVLLIFALWKLYKTSGLKQRPQKLRPYYITQTILLFLIATFCVIGMRGGVIYHSRPITNTDANVYISRPSEANIVLNTPFSIIRTIGAKHYTNPKYYSSDKELNVIFNPIRQTNDSVAPKKLNVVVLIMESFSKEFVGSMNPHLDGGKYKGYTPFLDSLIQHSLTFNHSFANGQKSIDAMPSILSGLPKLYECYFLTPYALNSISGIAGELRKEGYYSAFFHGATNGSMGFEGFANMSGFQDYYGMTEYNNNKDFDGTWAIWDEEFFQFYAKKMTSFRQPFVTALFSATSHNPFVIPEKCKGRFPEGTMPIHKCIGYSDYSLKRFFETASKQPWFNNTLFVITADHVNQPYHAEYKAECGKFAVPIIFFRPGSSLKGKVETIAEQIDIMPSVLGYLGYKKPFMSFGRDLFHSKPKDGYAVSYVNNTFQYLKGKYMIQFDGQKTISVYNFVNDPLLKQNLLGKVPEQAVMEKELKAIIQQYVERMINNRLTAKGN; encoded by the coding sequence ATGTTAACAAATAAATATCGTTATTTATATAAAACACCATTGACTCTTTTATATAATCTCTCGCTTTCTTTAGTCGCTTTTACCATTTGCCGAATCATTTTTTTAGTTGCAAATATCAGCTATTTTCCTAATCTGACAAATGCACAACTTTTTTCTCTTTTCAAGGGTGGGGCTGTATTCGATATTTCTGCCATTGTCTATCTGAATATACTTTATATTCTTTTAATGGCTACCCCCATTTATTTTAAAGAAAAAGAGAGATATCAAAGATCGGTTAAATGGCTGTTTGTGATCACAAACGGAATAGCGATTGTTGCAAACTTGATAGATGTGGTTTATTTCCGCTATACTGATCACAGAACCACCGCTTCAACATTCAAAGAATTCAGTAACGAAGGAAATATTGGCACTATTATTGAGAAAGGAATGGTAGCCAACTGGTACTTAACAATAATAGGAGTTCTTCTGATCTTTGCATTATGGAAACTCTATAAAACATCAGGATTAAAGCAGCGTCCTCAGAAATTGCGTCCGTACTATATAACTCAGACTATATTACTGTTTTTAATCGCCACCTTCTGTGTTATCGGAATGCGTGGAGGAGTTATATACCATTCACGTCCTATTACAAATACTGATGCAAACGTATACATTTCCCGTCCATCAGAAGCTAATATTGTTCTGAATACCCCTTTCTCTATTATACGAACCATTGGGGCAAAGCATTATACTAATCCGAAATACTATTCATCCGATAAAGAACTAAATGTTATATTCAATCCAATCAGACAGACAAATGATAGTGTAGCGCCTAAAAAGCTTAATGTGGTGGTGCTTATTATGGAAAGCTTCAGCAAAGAATTTGTTGGTTCAATGAATCCTCATTTAGATGGAGGAAAATATAAAGGATATACTCCTTTTCTGGACTCGCTGATTCAGCATAGCTTAACGTTCAATCATTCTTTTGCCAACGGACAGAAAAGTATTGATGCCATGCCTTCCATTCTTTCCGGACTTCCAAAACTATACGAATGCTATTTTCTTACTCCATATGCACTAAACTCTATCTCAGGAATTGCGGGTGAACTTAGGAAAGAAGGATATTATTCAGCTTTCTTTCATGGAGCAACTAATGGCTCCATGGGATTTGAAGGCTTCGCTAATATGAGTGGATTTCAGGATTATTATGGCATGACAGAGTATAACAATAATAAAGATTTTGATGGAACATGGGCTATCTGGGATGAAGAGTTTTTCCAGTTCTATGCAAAAAAGATGACTTCATTCAGACAGCCTTTTGTTACAGCACTTTTCTCTGCAACTTCTCATAATCCATTTGTTATTCCTGAAAAATGCAAAGGTAGATTCCCGGAAGGAACCATGCCTATCCACAAATGTATAGGCTATTCTGATTACTCCTTAAAACGATTCTTTGAAACTGCCTCTAAGCAACCTTGGTTTAATAATACGCTGTTTGTGATCACTGCCGACCATGTAAATCAGCCTTATCATGCTGAATACAAAGCTGAATGTGGAAAGTTTGCAGTTCCTATCATTTTCTTCCGCCCCGGAAGCAGCCTGAAAGGAAAGGTTGAAACTATAGCAGAACAGATTGATATTATGCCTTCAGTTCTTGGTTACCTTGGATATAAGAAACCTTTCATGTCATTTGGACGAGATTTGTTCCATTCCAAGCCGAAAGATGGTTATGCTGTGAGTTATGTGAATAATACATTTCAGTATTTGAAAGGGAAATACATGATTCAGTTCGACGGACAAAAAACAATTTCGGTATATAACTTCGTCAATGACCCGTTATTAAAACAAAACCTGCTCGGAAAGGTTCCCGAACAGGCTGTTATGGAAAAAGAGCTGAAAGCTATTATCCAGCAATATGTTGAACGAATGATCAATAACCGGCTTACTGCAAAAGGAAACTAA
- the aspS gene encoding aspartate--tRNA ligase, with the protein MFRTHTCGELRISDEKKVVTLSGWVQRTRKMGGMTFVDLRDRYGITQLVFNDAINAELCEAANKLGREFVIQVTGEVNERSNKNANLPTGDIELIVSELNILNTAATPPFTIEDNSDGGDDIRMKYRYLDLRRNNVRSNLELRHKMTIEVRSYLDKLGFLEVETPILIGSTPEGARDFVVPSRMNPGQFYALPQSPQLFKQLLMVSGFDRYFQIAKCFRDEDLRADRQPEFTQIDCEMSFVEQEDVISIFEGMAKHLFKVIRNVEIKEAFPRMTWHEAMKLYGSDKPDIRFGMKFIELMDVLKGKGFSVFDDAAYVGGICAEGAASYTRKQLDGLTEFVKRPQIGAKGMVYARVEADGNVKSSVDKFYTQETLQELKAAFGAKPGDLILILSGDDAMKTRKQLCELRLEMGNQLGLRDKNTFACLWVIDFPLFEWDEESQRFMAMHHPFTSPKLEDVPFLDTDPGKVRANAYDMVINGVEVGGGSIRIHDSELQNKMFKLLGFTEERAQEQFGFLMDAFKYGAPPHGGLAYGLDRWVSLFAGLDSIRDCIAFPKNNSGRDVMNDAPGYLEQSQLDELNLVIDIKE; encoded by the coding sequence ATGTTTAGAACGCATACTTGTGGGGAACTTCGGATCTCCGACGAAAAAAAAGTGGTAACACTTTCGGGATGGGTGCAGCGTACCAGAAAAATGGGCGGAATGACATTTGTTGACCTTCGTGATCGTTACGGAATTACCCAACTTGTCTTTAATGATGCAATTAATGCTGAGTTATGTGAAGCAGCAAACAAACTAGGACGTGAATTTGTAATACAGGTTACTGGCGAAGTAAACGAGCGTTCCAATAAGAATGCAAATCTTCCTACAGGTGATATCGAACTGATTGTTTCGGAACTTAATATTCTTAACACAGCAGCTACACCTCCTTTCACAATAGAAGATAATTCAGACGGTGGTGATGATATTCGCATGAAGTATCGCTATCTTGACCTTCGTCGTAACAATGTTAGATCAAACCTTGAACTTCGCCATAAGATGACTATTGAGGTACGCAGCTATCTTGATAAACTGGGATTCTTAGAAGTTGAAACTCCTATACTTATTGGTTCTACTCCAGAAGGAGCACGCGACTTCGTGGTTCCTTCACGTATGAATCCAGGACAATTTTATGCACTTCCTCAATCACCACAGCTTTTCAAACAGCTGTTGATGGTATCAGGATTTGATCGTTATTTCCAAATCGCTAAATGTTTCCGTGACGAAGACCTTCGTGCCGACCGTCAGCCGGAATTTACTCAGATTGACTGCGAGATGAGTTTCGTGGAACAGGAAGATGTTATTTCTATCTTTGAAGGAATGGCGAAACACCTTTTCAAAGTTATCCGTAACGTTGAGATTAAAGAAGCATTTCCACGCATGACATGGCATGAAGCTATGAAGTTGTACGGAAGTGATAAACCTGATATCCGCTTTGGAATGAAGTTTATAGAATTAATGGATGTTCTTAAAGGTAAAGGCTTCTCAGTATTTGATGATGCAGCTTACGTAGGCGGTATTTGTGCCGAAGGTGCTGCTTCTTATACCCGTAAACAGTTAGATGGTCTCACAGAATTTGTTAAACGTCCACAGATTGGAGCGAAGGGAATGGTTTATGCTCGTGTGGAAGCTGACGGAAACGTAAAATCCAGCGTAGATAAATTCTATACACAAGAAACATTGCAAGAGCTTAAAGCTGCATTTGGTGCTAAACCGGGCGACTTAATACTAATCCTTTCGGGTGATGATGCAATGAAGACACGTAAGCAACTTTGCGAACTCCGTCTGGAAATGGGTAATCAATTAGGATTAAGAGACAAAAATACTTTCGCATGCCTTTGGGTTATTGACTTCCCTCTGTTTGAGTGGGACGAAGAAAGCCAACGTTTTATGGCTATGCACCATCCATTTACTTCTCCGAAACTGGAAGATGTTCCTTTCCTTGACACTGATCCAGGTAAAGTTCGAGCAAATGCTTACGATATGGTTATTAACGGCGTAGAAGTAGGAGGTGGTTCTATTCGTATTCACGATAGTGAGTTGCAGAACAAAATGTTTAAGCTGTTAGGATTTACTGAAGAGAGAGCACAAGAGCAGTTTGGTTTCTTAATGGATGCATTTAAATATGGCGCGCCTCCTCACGGTGGTTTGGCCTATGGACTGGATCGTTGGGTATCTCTTTTCGCAGGATTGGATTCTATCCGCGACTGCATTGCTTTCCCAAAAAACAACTCAGGCCGCGACGTAATGAATGATGCTCCTGGTTATTTGGAACAATCACAATTAGACGAACTGAATTTAGTTATTGATATTAAAGAGTAA
- a CDS encoding helix-turn-helix transcriptional regulator, which yields MNDSERLKFVIDGSGLSVRAFAKYIGVSTPQNLYDVLKGKHAISKKLAEAINVKYLNASISWLLTGIGDNPEVENVSNISAIIDECQNDNIVMSRDVFELLKSQSETITSQQKTIESLAISNEKVVSYLKEKEDNKSNI from the coding sequence ATGAACGATTCTGAAAGGCTTAAATTTGTAATTGATGGCTCTGGTTTGTCTGTACGTGCATTTGCAAAGTACATAGGTGTTTCAACTCCCCAGAATCTATATGATGTATTAAAGGGAAAACACGCTATATCTAAAAAACTGGCTGAAGCTATTAACGTAAAATACTTGAATGCAAGTATTTCCTGGTTATTAACTGGAATCGGAGATAATCCGGAGGTTGAAAATGTAAGTAATATTTCGGCTATTATTGATGAATGCCAGAATGATAATATAGTAATGTCTCGGGATGTATTTGAACTCCTTAAAAGTCAGAGCGAAACTATTACATCGCAACAGAAGACAATTGAATCTCTGGCGATATCAAATGAAAAAGTCGTTTCATATCTCAAAGAAAAAGAAGATAATAAATCTAATATATAA